From Endozoicomonas sp. 8E, the proteins below share one genomic window:
- a CDS encoding YhcG family protein translates to MSKQQNTVNLSLNGEYKNWLKTLKQKVLSTQLKAAVQVNSTLLAFYWELGEDIVRRQTQANWGEGFLKQLSKDLMSDFPEIKGFSRRNLELIRQWYTFWSDNGAIAQQPVAQLTQIPWGHNQLIINKCKSKQEALYYVQNTIKHGWSRSVLTHQIESGLWQREGQAVSNFSTTLPAVQSDMAQETLKDPYVFDFLALTQNYNERELEKGLTEHITQFLLELGAGFSFMGKQFHIQVGQRDFYIDLLFYHVRLDCYVVVELKTVDFEPEHAGKLNFYIRAVDEQLRKEGDTPTIGILLCKNKDKLVAEYSLSDMQKPIGVSEYQLTQSLPENLQSQLPSVEDIEQGLETKR, encoded by the coding sequence ATGAGCAAACAACAAAACACCGTCAACCTAAGCCTGAACGGCGAGTACAAAAACTGGCTGAAAACCTTGAAACAGAAAGTACTGTCTACCCAGCTCAAAGCCGCTGTTCAGGTGAATTCGACTTTACTGGCTTTTTACTGGGAACTGGGGGAAGACATTGTTCGTCGACAGACCCAAGCTAACTGGGGTGAAGGCTTCCTCAAGCAGCTTAGTAAAGACTTAATGTCAGATTTCCCTGAAATTAAGGGGTTTTCTCGTCGAAATCTTGAGTTAATCAGGCAATGGTACACGTTCTGGTCTGATAACGGGGCAATTGCGCAACAGCCTGTTGCACAATTAACTCAAATTCCTTGGGGGCATAACCAGCTCATCATCAACAAATGCAAAAGTAAACAGGAAGCCCTGTATTACGTTCAGAATACTATCAAACACGGCTGGAGTCGAAGCGTACTCACTCACCAGATAGAAAGCGGCCTCTGGCAGCGAGAGGGACAGGCCGTCAGTAACTTTAGTACCACCCTGCCAGCCGTACAATCTGACATGGCGCAAGAAACCCTGAAAGACCCTTATGTATTTGATTTTCTCGCCCTGACCCAAAACTACAACGAGCGTGAGCTTGAGAAAGGTTTGACTGAGCATATCACCCAGTTTTTGTTGGAATTAGGGGCTGGATTTTCTTTTATGGGCAAGCAATTTCATATACAGGTGGGACAACGGGATTTTTATATTGACCTGCTGTTTTACCATGTCCGGTTAGATTGTTATGTGGTGGTTGAGCTGAAGACGGTAGATTTTGAACCGGAACATGCAGGCAAACTGAATTTTTATATCAGGGCCGTGGACGAACAACTGCGTAAAGAGGGCGATACGCCCACTATTGGCATTCTGCTGTGCAAGAACAAGGACAAACTCGTGGCAGAGTACTCTCTCAGTGATATGCAAAAGCCTATTGGCGTCTCGGAATACCAGCTCACTCAATCACTGCCGGAAAACTTGCAATCGCAACTACCCAGCGTGGAAGACATTGAACAGGGATTGGAAACTAAAAGATGA
- a CDS encoding YhcG family protein has translation MSKTPASSKEPDNLFGEIKDLIQRAKQRAAVALNAEITTLYWKVGQRIQQEILKGKRADYGKQVISDLSRQLSGQFGKGWSPQQLRHCIKFAEICEADEIVSTVWRQLSWSHLKLLIYIDDPLKREFYMTMAIQERWSVRTFSERMDSMLFERTALSRKPEETIVHDLKMLRDQGKADQDIVLKDPYILDFLELNDTYVEKDLEDAILREMEHFLLEMGMGFTFVARQHRVQIDEDDFYIDLLFYNRKLKRLVAIELKTGKFKAEYKGQMELYLRWLNRYDRQHGEDPPIGIILCAGKKQKQIELLELDKSGIHVADYLTNIPSKEILEERFQEAVSNARKRIENKTE, from the coding sequence ATGAGCAAAACACCCGCTTCATCAAAAGAGCCAGACAACCTGTTCGGCGAAATCAAAGACCTGATACAAAGAGCCAAACAACGGGCAGCGGTGGCACTCAATGCCGAGATAACCACACTCTATTGGAAGGTCGGTCAGCGTATTCAGCAGGAAATCCTGAAGGGTAAGCGGGCAGACTACGGCAAACAGGTTATTTCCGACTTGTCCCGCCAGCTCTCCGGGCAGTTTGGTAAGGGCTGGAGTCCTCAGCAATTGAGACATTGTATTAAGTTTGCCGAAATCTGTGAGGCTGATGAAATTGTCTCTACAGTGTGGAGACAATTGAGCTGGTCACACCTGAAACTGTTGATTTACATTGATGACCCACTAAAACGTGAGTTCTATATGACCATGGCGATTCAGGAGCGATGGTCTGTCCGCACCTTCAGCGAGCGTATGGATTCCATGCTGTTTGAGCGTACTGCCTTATCCCGAAAGCCGGAAGAAACCATTGTTCACGATCTGAAAATGCTGAGGGATCAAGGGAAAGCCGATCAGGATATCGTTCTGAAAGACCCTTACATTCTGGATTTTCTTGAGCTTAATGATACCTACGTGGAAAAAGATCTTGAGGATGCTATTTTGCGGGAAATGGAGCATTTTCTGTTAGAAATGGGTATGGGCTTCACTTTTGTCGCACGCCAGCACCGAGTTCAAATTGATGAAGATGATTTTTATATTGATCTCTTGTTCTATAACCGAAAACTGAAGCGACTGGTTGCTATTGAACTGAAAACAGGCAAGTTTAAAGCTGAGTACAAAGGACAGATGGAGTTATATCTACGCTGGCTGAATAGATATGACCGTCAGCATGGAGAAGACCCCCCTATCGGCATCATTCTTTGTGCAGGTAAGAAGCAAAAGCAAATTGAATTACTTGAACTGGATAAAAGCGGTATCCATGTAGCAGACTATCTCACCAACATACCCTCCAAAGAAATATTGGAAGAGCGCTTTCAGGAAGCCGTCAGCAACGCCCGAAAACGTATTGAGAATAAAACTGAATAG
- a CDS encoding branched-chain amino acid ABC transporter substrate-binding protein, giving the protein MIRKMNKTLAALAVSAAVAGASGLAQAADTIKIALAGPVTGPVAQYGDMQFTGARMAVEQINQQGGVNGKQLEAVVYDDACDPKQAVAVANKIVNDDIRFVVGHLCSASTQPTTDIYEDEGILMITPASTSPEITSRGYELIFRTIGLDSLQGPTAGKYIVESIKPERMAVIHDKQQYGEGIATAVKNTVEKAGIEVAVFEGVTSGDKDFSALIAKLKKEDVDFVYYGGYHPELGLILRQSAEKGLKAKFMGPEGVGNKDISAIAGQASEGLLVTLPKSFDQDPANAKLVAAFEAKGEDSSGPFVFPSYSAVQVMAEGMELTKSESPEEVADVLRSNTFSTPTGNLAFDGKGDLKDFSFVVYEWHADGTKSEASK; this is encoded by the coding sequence ATGATAAGAAAAATGAACAAAACTCTGGCCGCTCTGGCGGTATCTGCAGCTGTAGCAGGGGCTTCCGGTCTGGCTCAGGCCGCCGACACGATAAAAATTGCTCTGGCTGGCCCGGTAACAGGTCCTGTAGCCCAGTATGGTGATATGCAGTTCACCGGCGCCAGGATGGCCGTAGAGCAAATCAACCAACAGGGGGGCGTCAATGGTAAGCAGCTGGAAGCGGTAGTCTATGACGATGCCTGTGATCCCAAACAGGCCGTAGCGGTTGCCAACAAAATCGTTAATGATGATATACGTTTTGTCGTAGGGCATCTATGTTCCGCTTCTACCCAGCCAACCACCGACATCTATGAAGATGAAGGTATCCTGATGATCACCCCCGCCTCCACCAGTCCGGAGATCACCAGTCGTGGATATGAGCTGATATTCCGCACAATCGGACTCGATAGCCTGCAAGGACCCACTGCGGGTAAGTATATCGTAGAGAGTATAAAGCCTGAGCGTATGGCAGTTATCCATGACAAGCAACAGTACGGTGAAGGCATCGCTACAGCCGTTAAGAACACGGTTGAAAAAGCGGGTATTGAGGTAGCTGTCTTTGAAGGTGTTACTTCAGGTGACAAAGACTTTTCAGCGCTGATTGCCAAGCTGAAGAAGGAAGATGTCGATTTTGTTTACTACGGTGGCTATCACCCTGAGCTGGGCCTGATTCTGCGTCAGAGCGCAGAAAAGGGTTTGAAGGCTAAATTCATGGGGCCTGAAGGTGTGGGCAACAAGGATATTTCAGCCATTGCCGGTCAGGCTTCAGAAGGTTTGCTCGTGACACTGCCGAAGAGTTTTGATCAGGACCCTGCCAACGCCAAATTGGTAGCCGCCTTCGAGGCAAAAGGTGAAGATTCATCCGGTCCTTTCGTATTCCCTTCCTATTCTGCGGTTCAGGTTATGGCTGAAGGCATGGAACTGACGAAGAGTGAAAGCCCTGAAGAAGTAGCCGACGTTCTGCGTTCAAACACCTTCAGTACGCCAACAGGCAACCTGGCCTTCGATGGCAAGGGAGACCTGAAAGACTTCAGTTTTGTCGTTTACGAATGGCACGCTGACGGTACCAAGTCTGAGGCTTCAAAATAA
- a CDS encoding type I restriction endonuclease subunit R, whose protein sequence is MDSTTESIFQNDMIARLQAKGWLLGSGDQYDRETALYTSDVLDFVKNTQPKEWQKFCKSFPVDSEQHFISHLVNQLKKADPNAIDKELRSFGTLGVLRHGLKIRNARFSLCQFMPEHTLNPDTLARYKENRCRVVPELVYSPYVNLVPPSQPSPEGEGVDVHLAETGKKSKAWRIDLVLFINGLPVATLELKSEFKQAIENAKRQYQKTRLPKDPETGKPEPLLTFKRGALVHFAVSQYEVYMATKLAGSDTFFLPFNKGTAEGGAGNDIPEDKEQYATEYLWNEVLLPDNLLNIIGRFVHLQIEEKEDWEGRKSKKETLIFPRYHQWDVVTKLIAAAKVEGTGNKYLVQHSAGSGKSNSIAWTAHQLSTLYDGEGNKQFHSVIVITDRTVLDDQLQDTIYQFEHADGVVGRINKKEGDGSKSEKLAAALESAQPIIIVTIQTFPYVLAAIENSTSLKECRYAVIADEAHSSQTGSTARKLKEVLMVDGSDDGDEDKELSSEDMLDATIASRRGSSNLNYYAFTATPKAKTLELFGRLPKPDEPASEKNLPEAFHVYSMRQAIEEGFILDVLKNYTNYKVAYQLAQKIEADDKEVDSKKAKVKLNRWVRLHEYNISQKVKVIIEHYKEHVMGLLAGQAKAMVVTSSRKEAVRYKLAFDKYLSEQKSSIEVMIAFSGEVEFHKDDPDSSALLDQKFTETNMNPALKGRDMRKAFDSDDYRIMLVANKFQTGFDQPKLCAMYVDKPLGGVECVQTLSRLNRTYPGKAECGTFVLDFVNEPEEILAAFQPYYQIAELADVTDPDKVFDLYEKLRASGIFTWNEVEQFCEAFLSKSKSNAAVSNICKPAVDRWQKRYSSAIDAYVRAKEMFERTKKTKDAVLIANAENSFKECKLEKDRLEIFKKDLGTFTRFYEFMSQIVDYDNKDLEKLSLYARYLRPLLREKVIEEDDIDLDNVVMSHYRLSRIRQQDIELKEDAEGYELEPSSDVGSAKPKDKKEEFLSQIVARLNELFITDNLTDADLINYAFTVRDKLAENETVMKQIENNTAEQALLGDFPQAIDDAVMDSNEAQQEMMLQYLSNPELARGFARVVFDMLKG, encoded by the coding sequence ATGGATAGCACCACCGAATCGATATTCCAAAACGATATGATCGCCCGCCTGCAAGCCAAAGGCTGGCTGCTGGGCAGTGGTGACCAGTACGACCGGGAAACAGCGTTGTATACCAGCGATGTACTGGATTTTGTCAAGAACACCCAGCCGAAGGAATGGCAAAAGTTCTGCAAAAGCTTTCCGGTGGATTCGGAGCAGCATTTTATCAGCCATTTGGTCAACCAGTTAAAGAAAGCCGATCCCAATGCCATTGATAAGGAGCTTCGCAGCTTTGGCACCCTGGGCGTGTTGCGTCATGGTTTGAAGATTCGCAATGCCCGGTTCTCCCTTTGTCAGTTTATGCCGGAACATACCCTGAACCCCGATACGCTGGCCCGCTATAAAGAAAACCGTTGTCGTGTAGTGCCGGAGCTGGTTTACAGTCCTTATGTCAATCTTGTCCCCCCATCCCAACCTTCCCCCGAGGGGGAAGGCGTCGACGTTCATCTGGCAGAAACCGGTAAAAAATCCAAGGCATGGCGCATTGACCTGGTGCTGTTTATCAACGGTCTGCCCGTGGCAACGCTGGAGCTGAAATCGGAATTCAAACAGGCCATTGAAAACGCCAAACGGCAATATCAAAAGACCCGTCTGCCCAAAGACCCGGAAACCGGCAAGCCGGAACCGTTACTGACCTTTAAACGGGGGGCGCTGGTGCATTTTGCCGTGAGTCAGTACGAAGTGTATATGGCAACCAAACTGGCGGGCAGCGATACCTTCTTTCTGCCGTTTAACAAAGGCACGGCGGAAGGCGGTGCTGGCAATGATATTCCTGAAGATAAAGAGCAGTACGCCACCGAATACCTGTGGAACGAGGTGCTGCTACCCGATAACTTGCTGAATATCATCGGTCGATTTGTGCATTTGCAGATCGAAGAAAAGGAAGACTGGGAAGGCCGCAAGTCGAAAAAGGAAACCCTGATTTTTCCCCGTTATCACCAGTGGGATGTGGTGACCAAGCTGATTGCGGCGGCCAAGGTGGAAGGCACGGGCAACAAGTATCTGGTGCAGCACAGTGCCGGTTCCGGTAAATCCAACTCCATTGCCTGGACCGCCCATCAGCTTTCTACCCTCTACGATGGCGAAGGCAACAAGCAATTCCATTCGGTGATTGTGATTACCGACAGGACCGTGCTGGACGATCAGCTTCAGGACACCATCTACCAGTTTGAACACGCCGACGGTGTGGTGGGGCGCATCAACAAAAAAGAAGGCGACGGCTCCAAGTCGGAGAAACTGGCAGCGGCTCTGGAGAGTGCTCAACCGATTATTATTGTCACCATTCAAACCTTCCCTTATGTATTGGCGGCCATTGAGAACAGTACCAGTCTGAAAGAGTGCCGTTACGCCGTGATTGCCGACGAAGCCCATTCGTCACAAACCGGCTCCACCGCACGCAAGCTGAAAGAAGTGTTGATGGTGGATGGTAGTGATGACGGAGATGAGGACAAAGAACTGTCTTCAGAAGACATGCTGGATGCCACCATTGCCTCACGCCGGGGCAGCAGCAATCTGAACTACTATGCGTTCACGGCGACACCCAAGGCGAAGACACTGGAGCTGTTTGGTCGCCTGCCCAAACCTGATGAGCCTGCTTCCGAGAAGAACCTGCCTGAAGCCTTCCATGTGTACTCCATGCGTCAGGCCATTGAGGAAGGCTTTATTCTCGACGTGCTGAAAAACTACACCAACTACAAGGTGGCCTATCAACTGGCCCAAAAAATAGAGGCCGATGACAAAGAGGTAGACAGCAAAAAAGCCAAGGTAAAACTGAACCGCTGGGTGCGGCTCCATGAGTACAATATTTCCCAGAAGGTGAAAGTCATCATCGAGCACTACAAAGAGCATGTTATGGGCTTGCTCGCTGGTCAGGCAAAGGCCATGGTAGTTACCAGTTCCCGCAAGGAAGCCGTGCGTTACAAGCTGGCGTTTGATAAATACCTCTCAGAACAAAAAAGTTCTATCGAGGTCATGATTGCCTTCTCCGGCGAAGTGGAATTCCATAAGGACGATCCGGACAGCTCTGCCCTGCTGGACCAAAAGTTCACCGAAACCAATATGAACCCAGCTCTAAAGGGCCGGGACATGCGCAAAGCATTCGATAGCGACGACTACCGGATCATGCTGGTTGCCAACAAATTCCAGACTGGCTTTGATCAGCCGAAACTCTGCGCCATGTATGTAGACAAGCCCTTAGGTGGTGTGGAATGTGTGCAAACCTTGTCCCGTCTGAACCGTACCTATCCCGGCAAAGCTGAGTGCGGCACTTTTGTATTGGATTTTGTCAATGAGCCGGAAGAGATTCTGGCCGCATTCCAGCCGTATTACCAAATCGCTGAACTGGCGGATGTGACAGACCCGGATAAAGTATTCGACCTTTACGAAAAACTCCGTGCCAGCGGTATCTTTACCTGGAACGAAGTAGAACAGTTCTGCGAGGCTTTTCTTTCCAAGAGCAAAAGCAATGCAGCGGTGAGCAACATCTGCAAGCCCGCTGTGGATCGCTGGCAGAAGCGATACAGTTCTGCCATTGATGCTTATGTGCGTGCCAAGGAGATGTTCGAACGAACCAAGAAGACTAAAGATGCCGTGTTAATCGCTAATGCTGAAAACAGCTTCAAAGAGTGCAAGCTGGAAAAAGACCGGCTGGAAATCTTCAAAAAGGACTTAGGCACCTTTACCCGTTTCTACGAGTTTATGTCCCAGATTGTGGACTACGACAACAAAGATCTGGAAAAGCTCAGCCTTTATGCTCGCTACCTGCGCCCACTGCTCCGTGAAAAGGTCATTGAAGAAGATGATATTGACCTGGATAACGTGGTGATGAGCCATTACCGGTTGTCCAGGATTCGCCAGCAAGACATTGAACTCAAGGAAGACGCCGAGGGCTATGAACTGGAACCCTCCAGCGATGTCGGTTCAGCCAAACCCAAGGACAAGAAAGAAGAGTTCTTATCCCAGATTGTGGCACGGCTGAATGAGCTGTTTATTACCGACAACCTGACCGATGCTGACTTGATCAACTACGCCTTTACCGTGCGGGATAAACTGGCCGAAAACGAAACGGTGATGAAGCAGATTGAGAACAATACGGCTGAACAAGCACTGCTCGGTGACTTCCCGCAAGCCATTGATGACGCTGTGATGGACAGCAACGAGGCCCAACAGGAAATGATGTTGCAGTATCTTTCGAACCCGGAATTGGCTCGGGGCTTTGCTCGGGTTGTGTTTGATATGTTGAAGGGGTGA
- a CDS encoding restriction endonuclease subunit S — MDGNSLERKKYAAYLEYKDSGVEWLGDVPAHWTVGRYKFCAQRIVVGIAEAATHAYADEGTPIIRSTNIREEGLDTNGLLYIKEEFAEQNESKYLYANDIITVRTGFPGISSVIPVELDRSQCFTNLVATPKQKFVPEFLAYFLNSHTGKSYFELLGWGSAQKNISVPILQNFPIAYPSYVEQKAILSFLGHETAKIDTLIEEQQSLIRLLKEKRQAVISHAVTKGLNPDAPMKDSGVEWLGEVPEHWTVTRAKFLFDFVTSGSRGWAEYYSEDGSLFFRIANLTRDTIEPKLESIQNVNPPAGSEGERSQIKNDDLLISITADLGSVCVADSSVSDGYVSQHVALCRPGQKVINSRWLAYFVLSDCAKEQLLGSGYGGTKIQLSLEDIRELWVLQPPEDEQIDLAQFVDKQMDRYSELSREAENQIQFLQERRTALISAAVTGKIDVRDWQPATEQKEHPTEATV, encoded by the coding sequence ATGGATGGAAATAGCCTTGAGCGCAAAAAATATGCGGCTTATCTGGAATATAAGGATTCTGGGGTTGAGTGGTTGGGTGATGTTCCTGCTCATTGGACAGTAGGTAGATATAAATTTTGTGCACAGCGAATTGTTGTAGGCATCGCGGAAGCAGCAACCCACGCATATGCAGATGAAGGAACTCCGATCATCAGATCAACCAATATCCGAGAGGAAGGGTTGGATACAAATGGTCTTCTCTACATCAAAGAAGAATTTGCAGAACAGAATGAATCCAAGTACCTGTATGCGAATGACATAATTACAGTTAGAACTGGATTTCCAGGTATTAGCTCTGTAATTCCAGTCGAACTGGATAGGTCCCAATGCTTTACGAATCTCGTTGCTACGCCTAAACAAAAATTTGTTCCAGAGTTTCTAGCATATTTCTTAAACTCTCACACTGGAAAATCTTACTTTGAGCTACTTGGGTGGGGGAGCGCACAGAAAAATATCAGTGTGCCAATTTTACAAAACTTCCCTATTGCATACCCCTCTTATGTTGAACAGAAAGCAATTCTTTCATTCCTCGGCCACGAAACCGCCAAAATCGACACCCTGATCGAAGAGCAGCAATCCCTGATCCGGCTGTTGAAAGAAAAACGACAGGCGGTGATCAGTCATGCCGTCACCAAGGGGCTGAACCCGGATGCACCGATGAAGGATTCCGGTGTGGAGTGGCTTGGGGAAGTGCCGGAGCATTGGACGGTTACCAGAGCGAAATTCCTCTTTGATTTTGTTACCAGTGGTTCACGGGGCTGGGCTGAATACTACTCGGAAGATGGATCACTGTTTTTCAGAATTGCCAATCTGACCAGAGATACCATCGAGCCAAAGCTAGAATCAATACAAAATGTTAATCCCCCTGCTGGAAGTGAAGGTGAGCGTTCACAGATAAAGAATGATGACCTGCTCATTTCAATCACGGCTGATCTTGGTTCTGTTTGTGTGGCAGATAGCTCAGTGTCTGATGGTTACGTTAGCCAGCATGTAGCTTTGTGTCGTCCAGGGCAAAAGGTCATTAACTCAAGATGGCTGGCATATTTTGTGTTATCTGATTGTGCGAAAGAGCAACTGCTTGGCTCTGGCTACGGTGGAACAAAAATTCAATTAAGTCTGGAAGATATTCGAGAGCTATGGGTTTTACAGCCTCCAGAGGACGAACAAATAGATCTAGCTCAATTCGTTGATAAGCAAATGGATAGGTACTCTGAGCTTTCACGGGAAGCAGAGAATCAAATCCAGTTTCTCCAAGAACGCCGCACAGCCCTAATATCCGCCGCCGTCACCGGCAAAATCGACGTCCGTGACTGGCAACCAGCAACAGAACAAAAAGAACACCCCACAGAGGCCACCGTATGA
- a CDS encoding YhcG family protein, which translates to MSKPKNNINLSLNKEYKSWLKSLKQKVLATQLKAAVQVNSTLLNFYWELGEEIVRRQVEANWGDGFLKQLNKDLSSEFPDIKGFSLSNIKYIRQWHLFYRDEVEKSQQLVGQLTSIPWGHNLKIISKCQTTAEALYYVGKTIEHGWSRNVLTHQIESGLWQRKGQAPNNFTATLPAVQSDLAQQTLKDPYMFDFLTLTDNYTERELEQGLIKHITQFLLELGSGFAYMGKQFHIQVGQQDFYIDLLFYHAHLHCYVVIELKAGDFRPEHAGKLNFYIKAVDELVRREGDAPTIGILLCKNKDKLVVEYALSDIQKPIGVSEYQLTQSLPENLQSQLPSIEEIEQGLGGEL; encoded by the coding sequence ATGAGCAAGCCAAAAAACAACATTAACCTGAGCCTGAATAAGGAATACAAAAGCTGGCTGAAAAGCCTTAAACAGAAGGTGCTGGCAACCCAACTCAAGGCAGCCGTTCAGGTGAACTCCACTCTGCTGAATTTTTACTGGGAACTGGGGGAAGAGATTGTTCGGCGGCAGGTTGAAGCAAATTGGGGTGATGGTTTTTTAAAGCAGCTGAATAAGGATTTAAGCAGCGAATTCCCTGATATTAAAGGCTTTTCCCTCAGCAACATCAAATACATCCGTCAGTGGCACCTGTTCTACCGGGATGAGGTTGAAAAAAGCCAACAGCTTGTTGGCCAATTAACGTCGATTCCCTGGGGACACAACCTGAAGATAATCAGCAAGTGCCAAACAACGGCTGAAGCTCTGTATTACGTGGGCAAAACCATAGAACATGGCTGGAGCCGAAACGTCCTCACTCACCAGATTGAAAGTGGACTTTGGCAGCGGAAGGGACAAGCGCCCAACAACTTCACTGCAACACTGCCTGCCGTCCAGTCCGACCTTGCACAGCAAACCCTGAAAGACCCCTATATGTTTGACTTTCTTACCCTCACTGATAATTACACAGAGCGAGAGCTGGAGCAGGGATTGATTAAGCATATCACTCAGTTTCTACTGGAATTGGGGTCAGGTTTTGCCTACATGGGCAAGCAGTTTCATATACAGGTAGGACAGCAGGATTTTTATATTGACCTCTTATTCTATCATGCACACCTGCATTGCTACGTAGTCATTGAACTGAAAGCGGGTGACTTCAGGCCGGAACACGCAGGCAAACTGAATTTTTATATCAAAGCAGTAGATGAACTGGTACGCAGGGAGGGCGATGCGCCGACTATCGGCATTCTGCTGTGTAAGAACAAGGACAAACTCGTGGTGGAATACGCCCTCAGCGATATTCAAAAGCCTATTGGTGTTTCGGAATACCAACTGACCCAATCACTGCCAGAAAATCTGCAATCGCAACTGCCCAGTATTGAAGAAATTGAGCAGGGACTGGGGGGTGAGTTGTGA
- the rpiA gene encoding ribose-5-phosphate isomerase RpiA: MTQDELKKATAEAALQRILPHLEEDMIIGIGTGSTANFFIDALAEHRNSFDGCVASSEASADRLKQHGIPVYDLNSISELRFYIDGADESSNRLHLIKGGGAALTREKIVAAVAKEFICIADESKLVDVLGEFPLPVEVIPMARSHVARELVKLGGDPAYREGVMTDNGNIILDVWNLKITDAMGLEEKINQIVGVVTNGLFAMRPADVLLLGTAEGVKTIKP; the protein is encoded by the coding sequence ATGACCCAGGACGAGCTGAAGAAGGCGACTGCCGAAGCTGCATTGCAGCGGATTCTCCCTCATCTGGAAGAAGATATGATTATCGGTATTGGCACTGGTTCCACGGCCAATTTCTTTATTGATGCTCTGGCAGAGCACAGAAACAGTTTTGATGGTTGCGTAGCCAGTTCAGAGGCTTCTGCTGATCGTCTGAAACAGCACGGAATTCCGGTTTATGACCTGAACAGTATCAGTGAACTGCGCTTTTATATTGACGGGGCTGATGAGTCCAGCAATCGCCTGCATCTGATTAAAGGCGGTGGAGCAGCCCTGACAAGGGAAAAAATTGTGGCTGCAGTGGCGAAAGAGTTTATCTGCATTGCAGACGAGAGCAAGTTGGTTGACGTGCTGGGTGAATTCCCGCTTCCCGTTGAGGTTATTCCCATGGCTCGCAGTCATGTTGCCCGTGAGCTGGTTAAGTTGGGTGGTGACCCCGCTTACCGTGAAGGCGTTATGACTGATAATGGTAATATCATTTTGGATGTATGGAATCTGAAGATTACTGACGCCATGGGTTTGGAAGAAAAGATCAACCAGATTGTGGGAGTCGTGACCAATGGGTTGTTTGCGATGCGTCCTGCTGACGTGTTGCTTCTGGGCACCGCGGAAGGAGTTAAAACCATCAAACCCTGA